In the Natrinema amylolyticum genome, one interval contains:
- a CDS encoding glycoside hydrolase family 3 N-terminal domain-containing protein encodes MTGRERPSESDDCPVPDLERLTLSEKVGQLVGAYVGSMGDTELSVDDAAALVRDEGVGTIAAFGIGISPHRDPLRVAEIANRLQRVAIEETRHGIPLLLPVDAVHGHAYVDGATVFPHGLGVAATRNPANARLAGEITAAEMRATGANLNYGPTCDVARDPRWGRTFETFGESPLLCGAFAGATVRGLESEADGPRVAATAKHFPAYGDPAGGEDAAAVDRSASTLHRLFLPPFARAIDAGASVVMPCYNSIDGEPAHGSRRYLTELLRERLGFDGAVASDWGGIDHLHEDHRVTASQRDSARTAVDAGLDLISIGRDEYTAHIRDLVESGDLSEARIDDAVARILELKASLGLFEDPYVDIERVRTTVGASAHRRAALQAARESQTLLENDGVLPLADDLDSILVAGPNADSLRNQYGGWSVQDPDPDSGTTVLEGIADRAGDETTVRYERGATVGERADLEAVADAAADADVAVVAVGEGWYYHEFGPKGLVGSTGEFPTRSRLELPAAQRDLLEAVHETGTPLAVVAIAGRPLALSWTADNADALLYSYYPGSEGGEAIADVLFGDVDPAGRLPISVPRSAGDLPSAFNHVAHPTPIGADEHPDTYDPLYAFGDGESYTEFACSDLSVADSRIGSAESITASVTVENVGDRPGDRAVDCFLRDDVSSRVRPVREHVGFARVSLEPGESTTAEMTIPNDALAVTDSRGRTTVEPGSFTLSCDGRSTTVTVERSDERSH; translated from the coding sequence ATGACTGGTCGAGAACGACCTTCCGAGAGCGATGACTGTCCGGTACCCGACCTCGAGCGCTTGACGCTGTCCGAAAAGGTCGGGCAGCTCGTCGGTGCCTACGTCGGATCGATGGGCGATACCGAACTGAGCGTCGACGACGCGGCGGCGCTCGTCCGCGACGAGGGCGTCGGAACGATCGCCGCGTTCGGGATCGGTATCTCCCCGCACCGCGACCCCCTGCGGGTCGCCGAGATCGCCAATCGACTGCAGCGGGTCGCCATAGAGGAGACGCGCCACGGAATCCCGCTGTTGCTCCCCGTCGACGCCGTCCACGGCCACGCGTACGTCGACGGGGCCACGGTGTTCCCCCACGGTCTAGGCGTCGCAGCGACCCGAAACCCGGCGAACGCGCGTCTGGCCGGCGAGATCACGGCCGCGGAGATGCGCGCGACGGGCGCGAATCTGAACTACGGCCCGACCTGCGACGTGGCCCGCGATCCGCGCTGGGGCCGCACCTTCGAGACCTTCGGCGAGAGCCCGCTGCTCTGTGGCGCGTTCGCCGGCGCGACCGTTCGCGGGCTCGAGTCCGAGGCGGACGGGCCGCGGGTCGCCGCGACGGCGAAACACTTCCCCGCCTACGGCGACCCCGCGGGCGGCGAGGACGCCGCGGCGGTGGATCGCTCCGCGAGCACGCTCCACCGGCTGTTCCTCCCACCGTTCGCCCGGGCCATCGACGCCGGCGCGTCGGTCGTGATGCCGTGTTACAACTCGATCGACGGCGAACCGGCTCACGGCTCCCGGCGGTACCTCACTGAACTCCTGCGCGAGCGGCTCGGATTTGACGGTGCCGTCGCCTCGGACTGGGGCGGGATCGACCACCTCCACGAGGATCACCGCGTGACGGCGTCGCAGCGGGATTCGGCGCGAACTGCCGTCGACGCGGGGCTCGACCTGATCTCGATCGGGCGTGACGAGTACACAGCCCACATTCGGGACCTCGTCGAGTCCGGCGATCTCTCCGAAGCGCGCATCGACGACGCGGTCGCCCGAATCCTCGAGCTGAAGGCGTCGCTCGGCCTCTTCGAGGACCCCTACGTCGACATCGAACGGGTCCGGACGACGGTCGGCGCGTCGGCCCATCGGCGGGCCGCACTTCAGGCGGCCCGCGAGTCACAGACCCTCCTCGAGAACGACGGGGTGCTCCCGCTGGCCGACGACCTCGACTCGATCCTCGTCGCGGGGCCGAACGCCGACTCCCTGCGCAACCAGTACGGCGGCTGGAGCGTGCAGGATCCCGATCCGGACTCGGGGACGACGGTGCTCGAGGGGATCGCGGACCGCGCCGGCGACGAGACGACGGTCCGATACGAGCGGGGAGCGACGGTCGGCGAGCGAGCGGACCTCGAGGCGGTCGCGGACGCGGCGGCGGACGCGGACGTGGCGGTCGTCGCCGTCGGCGAGGGCTGGTACTACCACGAGTTCGGTCCGAAGGGGCTCGTCGGCTCGACCGGGGAGTTCCCCACCCGGTCGCGACTCGAACTCCCGGCCGCCCAGCGCGACCTGCTCGAGGCGGTCCACGAGACCGGGACGCCGCTCGCGGTCGTCGCGATCGCGGGTCGGCCGCTGGCGCTCTCCTGGACCGCCGACAACGCCGACGCGCTGCTGTACTCGTACTATCCGGGGAGCGAGGGCGGGGAGGCCATCGCGGACGTCCTGTTCGGCGATGTCGATCCGGCGGGTCGGCTGCCGATCAGCGTCCCGCGCTCGGCGGGCGATCTCCCGTCGGCGTTCAACCACGTCGCCCATCCGACGCCGATCGGGGCCGACGAACACCCCGACACGTACGATCCGCTCTACGCGTTCGGCGACGGCGAGAGCTACACCGAGTTCGCGTGTTCGGACCTGTCGGTCGCGGACTCGCGGATCGGTTCCGCCGAATCGATCACCGCGTCGGTCACCGTCGAGAACGTCGGCGACCGGCCGGGCGATCGGGCGGTGGACTGCTTCCTGCGAGACGACGTGAGCTCGCGGGTTCGGCCCGTCCGCGAGCACGTCGGCTTCGCGCGGGTCAGCCTCGAGCCCGGCGAGTCGACGACCGCCGAAATGACGATTCCGAACGACGCGCTCGCCGTGACCGACTCCCGCGGTCGAACGACGGTCGAACCGGGCTCGTTCACGCTTTCCTGTGACGGACGCTCGACGACGGTCACGGTCGAGCGCTCCGACGAGCGCAGTCACTGA
- a CDS encoding TIGR00341 family protein, which translates to MRLVEMLIPKQKRDVVEEVLDEEGIEYTLIEEGSREEPSVVITFPLPTPAVESVLDSLRETGIDEDSYTVIVDAETVVSDRYDDLEQRFAQNTPRISREEMQARAKDLTPRFSTYLVMTVMSVIVATAGLLLDSPAVVVGSMVIAPLIGPALGASVGTVINDRVLFRRGIKLQAIGLGIGVVTAAVFAFAIRTTGLVSPMIDLFSISEIQGRLTPDLLSLVIAIGAGVAGAWTLTAGTSAALVGVMIAAALVPPLGVIGIGIAWGLPQVALAASVLVLVNILTINITSLAVLWYKGYRPESWFQQDEARVSTEKRVVALAVTIVVLSTFLGVVTYDTYRTGMYEEAVNEDVATVLASSEYAELSLIDVTIDYGDPVPPRQPERVVVTVGYPIGTDPPPVSDAIESRESVRAESAIHLPTGPLVESERPEVVVQYTQTDQ; encoded by the coding sequence GATGAGGAAGGCATCGAATACACGCTCATCGAGGAAGGAAGCCGCGAGGAGCCCTCGGTCGTCATCACGTTCCCGCTGCCGACGCCCGCGGTCGAATCCGTCCTCGACAGCCTCCGCGAGACCGGGATCGACGAGGACTCCTACACCGTGATCGTCGATGCGGAGACCGTCGTCTCGGACCGGTACGACGACCTCGAGCAGCGGTTCGCCCAGAATACCCCGCGCATCTCTCGCGAGGAAATGCAGGCTCGAGCGAAGGATCTCACCCCCCGATTCAGCACGTATCTCGTCATGACGGTCATGAGCGTGATCGTCGCGACCGCCGGCCTGTTGCTCGATTCACCGGCGGTCGTCGTCGGGTCGATGGTGATCGCACCGTTGATCGGCCCCGCGCTCGGTGCGAGCGTGGGCACGGTCATCAACGATCGTGTGCTGTTTCGGCGGGGGATCAAACTCCAGGCGATCGGACTCGGAATCGGCGTCGTCACCGCTGCCGTCTTCGCGTTCGCCATCCGGACGACCGGACTCGTCTCACCGATGATCGATCTCTTCTCGATTTCGGAGATTCAGGGCCGGTTGACACCCGATCTGCTCTCGCTCGTCATCGCGATCGGTGCCGGCGTGGCGGGCGCGTGGACGCTCACTGCGGGGACGTCGGCCGCCCTCGTCGGCGTCATGATCGCCGCCGCGCTCGTTCCGCCACTGGGCGTCATCGGCATCGGTATCGCGTGGGGCCTCCCGCAGGTCGCCCTCGCCGCGAGCGTCCTCGTCCTCGTCAACATCCTGACGATCAATATCACCAGCCTCGCTGTCCTCTGGTATAAAGGCTATCGGCCGGAGAGCTGGTTTCAGCAGGACGAAGCGCGCGTCTCGACGGAGAAGCGCGTCGTCGCACTCGCCGTCACGATAGTCGTCCTCTCGACGTTTCTCGGCGTCGTGACCTACGATACCTATCGAACTGGGATGTACGAAGAGGCGGTCAACGAGGACGTGGCCACCGTTCTCGCGTCGTCCGAGTACGCCGAGCTCTCGCTCATCGATGTCACGATCGACTACGGCGATCCGGTCCCGCCCCGTCAACCGGAGCGCGTCGTCGTTACGGTCGGCTATCCGATCGGAACGGACCCGCCACCGGTCAGTGACGCGATCGAATCCAGAGAGAGCGTCCGCGCGGAGTCGGCGATCCACCTGCCGACCGGACCGCTCGTCGAGTCCGAGCGTCCGGAGGTGGTGGTTCAGTACACCCAGACGGACCAGTAA
- a CDS encoding ABC transporter ATP-binding protein — protein sequence MTERDTQPTQTATRGTDSTTDRTRDADGATDRIIEIRDAEVAFEMDRGVSRVLDDVDLDVRRGEILGVVGESGSGKSMLASSMLDAVVDPGVLSGEITYYPEDGDPVDVLGLSDRALKGLRWEEISMVFQGAMSSFNPTMGVREHFEETLEAHEYDVEAGMDRARELLSDLYLEPERVLGSYPHELSGGMQQRALIALSLILEPAVLVMDEPTAALDLLMQRSILSLLEDLQEKYDLTMVFITHDLPLVAELADRIAVLYAFELIELGPTEEILHRAAHPYTRALLNATPNLDAPLSEMRPIEGSAPDPVDVPAGCSYHPRCPLADETCVADDPAFQQVSEDHEVTCFHWRDAADEVPFTVDAARGNPQASITEEQR from the coding sequence ATGACTGAACGAGACACCCAACCCACACAGACGGCGACGCGCGGTACAGACAGTACGACCGATCGAACGCGCGATGCGGACGGCGCGACCGACCGAATCATCGAGATACGGGACGCCGAGGTCGCCTTCGAGATGGACCGCGGCGTCTCTCGCGTGCTGGACGACGTCGACCTCGACGTTCGGCGCGGCGAGATCCTCGGCGTCGTCGGCGAGAGCGGCAGCGGCAAGTCGATGCTCGCCTCGTCGATGCTGGACGCGGTAGTCGACCCCGGCGTCCTGTCGGGCGAAATCACCTACTATCCCGAGGACGGCGACCCCGTCGACGTCCTCGGCCTCAGCGATCGAGCGCTGAAGGGACTGCGCTGGGAGGAGATCTCCATGGTGTTCCAGGGCGCGATGAGTTCGTTCAACCCGACCATGGGGGTCCGCGAGCACTTCGAGGAGACGCTCGAGGCCCACGAGTACGACGTCGAGGCCGGAATGGATCGCGCCCGCGAACTCCTCTCCGACCTCTATCTCGAGCCCGAGCGCGTCCTCGGTTCCTACCCGCACGAACTCAGCGGCGGCATGCAACAGCGGGCGCTGATCGCGCTCTCGCTGATCCTCGAGCCGGCGGTGCTCGTGATGGACGAGCCGACGGCCGCGCTGGACCTGCTGATGCAGCGCTCGATCCTCTCCCTGCTCGAGGACCTCCAGGAGAAGTACGATCTGACGATGGTGTTCATCACGCACGACCTGCCGCTGGTCGCCGAACTGGCCGACCGGATCGCCGTGCTGTACGCCTTCGAACTGATCGAACTCGGCCCGACCGAGGAGATCTTACATCGCGCCGCACACCCCTACACGCGGGCGCTGCTGAACGCGACGCCGAACCTCGACGCGCCGCTCTCCGAGATGCGACCGATCGAGGGCTCGGCCCCGGACCCGGTCGACGTCCCCGCGGGCTGTTCGTATCATCCGCGCTGTCCCCTCGCCGACGAGACCTGCGTTGCCGACGATCCGGCCTTTCAGCAGGTCAGCGAGGACCACGAAGTCACGTGCTTTCACTGGCGGGACGCGGCCGACGAGGTCCCGTTCACCGTCGACGCGGCACGCGGGAATCCGCAGGCGTCGATCACGGAGGAACAGCGATGA
- a CDS encoding TrmB family transcriptional regulator, with amino-acid sequence MDTETLRRALEDAGLTGQQAEAYLTLLESGTAPVTEIAQQSSVSSSRIYDVVRSLAEEGFVETLERDRLHARPREPVDVLNRLRQKSETLADAAAEIEDRWERPDPKESRISVLKRTETVLKSTGDAIDEATVSVALAATPEQLEALRPRLETAAANGVLVHIAVYDGGGTEVPDIEGVLEMRRCPIPGPFLAIVDRRYAFFAPNVHSDRSYGITIGDEILSFIMHWYFRTCLWAHNERLQLDRDQPPTYVSIEGFVYDAASLLRDGASMTLQVIGRRIETGDPVEIRGDLVRATWGGQLEPPRNPTYTDLAGQVTLFLETDDGLVSIGAWGALFEDVEAEIIRVTGIELPEP; translated from the coding sequence ATGGATACGGAGACACTCCGACGGGCGCTCGAGGACGCCGGGCTGACCGGTCAACAGGCGGAGGCCTACCTGACGCTCCTCGAATCGGGAACCGCCCCCGTGACCGAAATCGCCCAACAGTCGTCGGTCTCATCCTCGCGGATCTACGACGTCGTCCGCTCGTTAGCGGAGGAAGGGTTCGTGGAGACCCTCGAGCGCGACCGGTTGCACGCTCGGCCGCGCGAGCCAGTCGACGTCCTCAATCGACTGCGCCAGAAGAGCGAGACCCTCGCGGACGCCGCCGCCGAGATCGAGGACCGCTGGGAGCGACCGGACCCGAAGGAATCGCGAATCAGCGTCCTCAAACGGACCGAAACGGTCCTCAAGAGTACCGGGGACGCGATCGACGAGGCGACCGTTTCCGTCGCGCTGGCGGCCACGCCTGAGCAACTCGAGGCGTTACGACCCCGGCTCGAGACCGCCGCGGCTAACGGCGTCTTGGTCCACATCGCGGTCTACGACGGCGGCGGAACCGAGGTCCCCGACATCGAGGGCGTCCTCGAGATGCGACGGTGTCCGATCCCCGGGCCGTTCCTGGCGATCGTCGATCGTCGGTACGCGTTCTTCGCCCCGAACGTCCACAGCGACCGCTCCTACGGGATCACGATCGGTGACGAGATCCTCTCCTTTATCATGCACTGGTACTTCCGGACGTGTCTGTGGGCGCACAACGAACGACTCCAGCTCGATCGGGACCAGCCCCCCACCTACGTGAGCATCGAGGGGTTCGTCTACGACGCCGCGTCGTTGCTCCGCGACGGGGCGTCGATGACGCTACAGGTGATCGGCCGCCGGATCGAAACCGGCGACCCGGTCGAGATTCGCGGCGATCTCGTCCGGGCGACGTGGGGTGGGCAACTCGAGCCGCCGCGAAATCCCACGTATACGGACCTCGCGGGACAGGTAACGCTCTTCCTCGAGACCGACGACGGACTCGTCTCGATCGGTGCGTGGGGCGCGCTGTTCGAGGACGTCGAGGCCGAAATCATTCGCGTGACCGGCATCGAACTGCCGGAACCGTGA
- a CDS encoding ABC transporter permease — MNWYIKRTGQALFTLWAVVTIAFGLAWSVPGSLVDHMVDRIVQNSNIDPEVVRQSIESRLMFDPDASVTEAYVTYMSELLDGNLGYSFVAGQDVSTTLAEAVPWTLLVMSLATLGMFSVSLALGAIMAYREGSRFDLANTIVGIITTSIPYFVAAFLLILWVGHSDAPILDLFPPRGRQPPRVDPGLTLEFVTGALRHATLPALSYVITGYGLLALSMRGNSIQTLGEDYVRVAELRGLPSRRIALRYVGRNAVLPLYTSLLLSIGFMLGSSVVLEQIFQYHGVGYWMFEAINDNDVPLMMGTFIVITICVVIATFVADVTYSMLDPRIKSGDDGEAY; from the coding sequence ATGAACTGGTACATCAAGCGGACCGGACAAGCACTGTTCACGCTCTGGGCGGTCGTCACGATCGCGTTCGGGCTGGCCTGGAGCGTTCCAGGGTCGCTCGTCGATCACATGGTCGATCGGATCGTCCAGAACAGCAACATCGACCCGGAAGTCGTGCGCCAATCGATCGAGAGCCGCCTCATGTTCGACCCGGACGCGTCGGTGACCGAGGCGTACGTGACGTACATGTCGGAACTGCTCGACGGCAATCTGGGCTACTCGTTCGTGGCCGGCCAGGACGTCAGCACGACGCTCGCCGAGGCCGTCCCGTGGACGCTGCTCGTGATGTCGCTCGCGACGCTCGGCATGTTCTCGGTCTCCCTGGCGCTCGGCGCGATCATGGCCTACCGGGAGGGATCGCGGTTCGATCTCGCGAACACGATCGTCGGTATCATCACGACCTCGATTCCCTACTTCGTCGCCGCGTTCCTGTTGATCCTCTGGGTCGGCCACAGCGACGCACCGATCCTCGACCTGTTCCCGCCGCGCGGGCGGCAACCGCCGCGGGTCGATCCTGGCCTCACCCTCGAGTTCGTCACGGGGGCGCTCAGACACGCGACGCTGCCGGCTCTGTCGTATGTCATCACCGGCTACGGGCTGCTCGCGCTCTCGATGCGGGGCAACAGCATCCAAACGCTCGGCGAGGACTACGTTCGAGTCGCCGAACTCCGCGGCCTGCCCTCGCGGCGGATCGCGCTCCGCTACGTCGGGCGCAACGCCGTGTTGCCGCTCTACACCAGCCTGCTGCTCTCGATCGGGTTCATGCTGGGGTCGTCGGTCGTGCTGGAACAGATCTTCCAGTATCACGGCGTCGGCTACTGGATGTTCGAGGCGATCAACGACAACGACGTCCCGCTGATGATGGGGACGTTCATCGTGATCACGATCTGCGTCGTGATCGCGACGTTCGTCGCAGACGTCACGTACAGCATGTTAGATCCGCGGATCAAATCGGGTGATGACGGTGAAGCGTACTGA
- a CDS encoding ABC transporter ATP-binding protein, with protein sequence MTGEPLVSLEECEVHFEESQGLFEFGDPETVRAVDGVSLDIGENDVVALVGESGCGKTTLGKTAIGLQRPTGGSVRYRGQDVWDAKDGRGDVTIPYDEIRRSLQIIHQDPGSALNPNRRVLKILEAPLERWQADMSAGDRRREVLSMLERVGMTPPSDYAGRYPHQLSGGEQQRVALVRALLMDPDLILADEAISALDVSLRVEMMDLLLELQGQFDTSFVFVSHDLSNARYLASHADGRIGVMYLGRLVEIGPAERVINDPKHPYTKVLRWATPDLHAGTDAAEPPVRTIDVPDPTDPPSGCRFHTRCPEAREACRRTDPDAVSLGDDHEVACFREVPDHEYWSSPPLTDEGDSSDGGSQSPPQSTD encoded by the coding sequence ATGACCGGGGAGCCGCTCGTCTCGCTCGAGGAGTGCGAGGTCCACTTCGAGGAGAGTCAGGGGCTGTTCGAGTTCGGCGATCCGGAGACCGTCAGAGCCGTCGACGGCGTCTCGCTGGATATCGGGGAAAACGACGTCGTCGCCCTCGTCGGGGAGTCGGGCTGCGGGAAGACCACGCTCGGGAAGACGGCGATCGGGCTCCAGCGCCCGACCGGCGGGAGCGTCCGGTATCGCGGGCAGGACGTCTGGGACGCGAAGGACGGCCGCGGCGACGTGACGATCCCCTACGACGAGATCCGCCGCTCGCTCCAGATCATCCATCAGGACCCCGGGAGCGCGCTCAACCCGAACCGTCGGGTGCTGAAGATCCTCGAGGCCCCGCTCGAGCGCTGGCAGGCCGACATGAGCGCCGGCGACCGCCGTCGAGAGGTGCTCTCGATGCTCGAGCGCGTCGGGATGACGCCGCCGAGCGACTACGCCGGCCGCTACCCCCACCAGCTCTCGGGCGGCGAACAACAGCGCGTCGCGCTCGTCCGCGCGCTGCTGATGGATCCCGACCTGATCCTGGCCGACGAGGCCATCTCGGCGCTGGACGTCTCCCTGCGCGTCGAGATGATGGACCTGCTACTCGAGTTGCAGGGCCAGTTCGACACGTCGTTCGTCTTCGTCTCGCACGACCTCTCGAACGCGCGGTACCTGGCGTCCCACGCCGACGGTCGGATCGGCGTGATGTATCTCGGCCGGCTGGTCGAGATCGGGCCCGCCGAACGGGTGATCAACGATCCCAAACATCCCTACACGAAGGTGCTCCGGTGGGCGACGCCGGACCTCCACGCCGGAACCGACGCCGCGGAGCCGCCCGTTCGGACGATCGACGTCCCCGATCCGACGGACCCGCCGAGCGGCTGCCGGTTCCACACGCGGTGTCCCGAAGCGCGCGAGGCGTGCCGGCGCACCGATCCGGACGCCGTCAGTCTCGGAGACGACCACGAGGTGGCGTGCTTCCGTGAGGTCCCCGACCACGAGTACTGGTCGTCGCCGCCGCTGACCGACGAGGGCGACTCGAGCGACGGCGGATCCCAGTCTCCCCCGCAGTCCACGGACTGA
- a CDS encoding ABC transporter permease — MKRTEDETRTDGDARTDDGHRADETRSDHRTGDDPRTDGGTTGMFGESEFTEITRRQRLRELLEESVVAPFKVAWSDWRTKVALVLLATFVATAVLVWLHQLGYTVLNDALRLFGSPWQLESPQSPVSLGQDQVGVRPFRDWRYPLGTFDNGVGILSGLLWATPGMLQMILAGGVFSTAMATVVGTVSGYKGGTVESVLNTIVDVAMSIPGLPLVVVLVAIIQPSSPYVIGILITVNVWAGLARTIHSQVLSLREKSYVEASRTMGISSPQIIRKDILPNLMPYVTVNFVYAARRVVYDSIALYYLGLLGGSTAENWGVMLDWAYNVNNALTVSGKSYMILFPMLPIVVLSMALILLSQGTDRLFNPRVRTRHEGETVWEDDTDREVNPPV, encoded by the coding sequence GTGAAGCGTACTGAGGACGAGACACGCACCGACGGCGACGCTCGCACGGACGACGGCCACCGCGCTGACGAGACACGCAGCGATCACCGGACGGGCGACGATCCGCGCACTGACGGCGGGACCACCGGCATGTTCGGTGAGTCGGAATTCACGGAGATCACCCGCCGTCAACGGCTGCGCGAGTTGCTCGAGGAGTCGGTCGTCGCCCCGTTCAAAGTGGCGTGGTCCGACTGGCGGACGAAGGTCGCGCTGGTCCTCCTCGCGACCTTCGTCGCGACGGCGGTCCTCGTCTGGCTCCACCAGCTGGGGTATACCGTGTTGAACGACGCGCTCCGACTCTTCGGCTCGCCCTGGCAGCTCGAGTCGCCCCAGAGCCCGGTCTCACTGGGGCAAGACCAGGTCGGCGTCAGACCGTTTCGGGACTGGCGCTACCCGCTGGGGACCTTCGACAACGGCGTCGGGATCCTCTCGGGGCTGCTCTGGGCGACGCCCGGCATGCTGCAGATGATCCTCGCCGGCGGGGTCTTCTCGACGGCCATGGCGACCGTCGTCGGGACGGTGTCGGGATACAAGGGCGGGACCGTCGAGTCGGTGCTGAACACGATCGTCGACGTCGCGATGTCGATTCCCGGCCTGCCGCTGGTCGTCGTGCTCGTCGCGATCATTCAGCCCTCCTCGCCGTACGTGATCGGGATCCTCATCACGGTCAACGTCTGGGCGGGGCTCGCGCGGACGATCCACTCGCAGGTGCTGTCCCTGCGCGAGAAGTCCTACGTCGAGGCGTCACGCACGATGGGGATCTCGTCCCCACAGATCATCCGAAAGGACATCCTGCCGAACCTGATGCCGTACGTGACGGTCAACTTCGTCTACGCGGCCCGCCGCGTCGTCTACGACAGCATCGCGCTGTACTATCTGGGGCTACTCGGCGGCAGTACGGCCGAGAACTGGGGCGTGATGCTCGACTGGGCGTACAACGTCAACAACGCCCTGACCGTCTCGGGCAAATCGTACATGATCCTCTTCCCGATGCTCCCGATCGTCGTGCTGTCGATGGCGCTGATCCTCCTCTCGCAGGGGACGGACCGCCTGTTCAACCCGCGGGTCCGCACCCGTCACGAGGGCGAAACGGTCTGGGAAGACGACACCGACCGCGAGGTCAACCCACCGGTATGA